From the genome of Thermodesulfovibrionales bacterium:
GCATCGCCTTAAACCATACCACAGCAACCGGGGAAATTCCAACGCCCCGACCAGGCCTAAGTCGTGGTGATTCAGATAAACAGGCCCTTTGGCACGAATCTTTCTTCACCGTCACGAAATATTTTCGGCTTGACAAAGGGCCTTCTTCCTGTTAACATCTACAACTATCCAAAGAAGAAAGGGGGGAAAGAGATGACAAAGGCGGAGCTCATTGACAAGATTGCCTCGGGAGCGGGACTCAGCAAGTCTGATGCTTCAAAAGCTCTGGATTCAACACTGAACGCAGTAAAGGCATCTTTGAAGAAAGGTCAGAAGGTTACTCTCGTCGGATTCGGCACCTTTGGCGTTGTGAAGAGGAAATCAAGAAAAGGACGCAACCCGAGGACAGGAGCGGTGATTACCATCCCTGCTGCGAAGACACCGAAGTTCACCGCTGGCAAGGCTCTTAAAGACGCAGTAAGATAATTTTCTCTTTTATCCATACCGATCAGGGGATACTCTTCTATCCCCCTTTTTTTTGCTCCGATGGAGACACCCGACCTGCCGCTCTCGGTCCTTTCAAAAACCCTCTTTTTTTGATATGCTGAGGCTGAAGGACGGGGTTCCCGTCCATGACCTCTCAGTCTCATGGAAAAGAGAAAGGAGAAAAGTATGTTGGTGGAATTCAGCATTGTCCCCATCGGCGTCGGGAGCAGTATCGGCGATCAACTGGCAGAGGTCCTGAAGATCGTTGATGCGAGCGGATTGCCTTACAAGGTCAATCCCATGGGCACGGTCATCGAGGGCGAATGGGACGAGGTGATGAAACTCGTGAAGCAGTGCCACAAGACCATCATGAAGAGCGGGGAGCGGGCACTGACCACCATAGCCATCGATGACAGGAAAGGCAAACCGAAGAGGATCGACGCCAAGGTGAAGTCCATAGAACGGAGGATAGGGAAGTCATTGAAGAAATAGTGATCGGTATCCGCCGGTTTCCCGTGCGTCTGAAACATGGTATCCTATGACATTTACGGAACATCCCGGCACATGAAAATCGAACGAATTCTCGCGGGCGTTGATCTCGGGTCCGATACCGGCAGGGTACTCGCCTATGCTGCGCTTTTCGCAAAGGAGATGGGCGCCTCTCTGGATCTCTTGTCGGTGATCGATTATCTTGTGACCCCTCCGACATACCTCGTACCGTATATCGAGGAAGAAAAGAGAACGGTAGAGGGAAAGTTTCGTTTCTGGTCGAAAGAGCTTCAGGATTACGGCATCACGATAAAGACAGAGGTCATGGTGGGCAGGCTGAACGAGTCCTTTGAAGCAGCGATCAAGAAGGGAAAGGCAGATATGCTCGTACTCGGGTTCAGGTCCCATACCCTAAGAAGGAGCAGTTCTGAAAGGCTGATAAAAGGCATCGCACTGCCGATGCTCGTGGTGAAGGGCAGGAAGTCGGAATCGGCAGGAATCGGTGCGGTAAGAATACGGAAGGTTCTCTGTGCCGTCGATTTTTCTGAGATGTCAGAGAAGGCCCTAAACATGGCAAAGGCCTTGGGAGACCTCTTCTCTGCAGAAGTGGAGGCGATCCACGTCCTTCCGAGCCATGTTCTTGAAAAGAGGGTGAAGACAGAGTCGGCAAGAGAGCGTGCACGGAAGGAACTCCTGGATCACGCAGAGGGCAGACTGAACGCTCTCCTGAGAGAGGCCGGAATCGAAAATACCGGGGTGATCGAAGAGGGAGACCCCTACAGAAGAATCGTCTCCTTTTCGGAAGAGAGCGAAAGCGACCTTATCGTCCTTGGAGCCAAGGGCCTCTCTTTCATCAGGGGGGTCCTCATCGGAAGTGTGACCGACGCGGTTTTGAAATCGTCTCCCTGTCCTGTCCTCGTGGCACATTGATGCTCCGCGATACCACCTTTCTTCTTATCAGTCTTTTCGTCATACTCGCCGCAGCAGAAGGATTTACGAACGGCGTTGAGGCCTTTGGCAGGAGATTTTCCCTTTCACAGGCCGTTGTCGGAAGCATCCTTGCCGCTGTCGGGACAGCCCTCCCCGAGACAATCCTCCCCATCGTAGCGATCTTCCTTTACGGAGGAGCATCAGCGAATGATATCGGCATAGGAGCAATCCTCGGTGCGCCTTTCATGCTTTCTACGCTCGCCTTTTTCCTCGTCGGCCTGACCGCTCTTGCGTCCTTCCTGAAGAAGAGGCGGACCTTCGAGATCAATGTTGAGGCCCATTCCACGACAAGGGACCTGACCTTTTTCGTGCCGATGTATTTGATCGCTGTTTTTGTTCCGTCTCTCGGAGGAAGGTCCTTTGCCATACCGGTAGCCGTTCTCCTCGTAGCGGGTTACCTCTTCTACGCATATCAGACATTCAGAGGCGAGAGTGGGGACATCGGACACTCTGAGGGGCTCTATCTCTCGAGGCTCATGAGGAGACTGAGGTTTACAAAGGACGATACCCCTCACCCCGCCGTGACGATCGCGCAGGTCATCGGGGCTCTTTCAATGATGGTGGCCGGCGCCCATACCTTTGTCAGGAGCCTCGAACACGTCTCCCTGCGATTCGGCATGAACCCTCTCCTCTTTGCCCTTATCCTTGCGCCCGTAGCAACAGAGCTTCCGGAAAAATTCAACAGCGTCACATGGACATGGAAAGGACGGGATACCCTGGCAGTCGGAAACATAACCGGGGCAATGGTCTTTCAGTCGACCTTCCCCGTCTGCGTGGGATTGCTCTTCACCGACTGGAAGCTGACGGGCATGGCGCTCTTTTCGGCGATCCTCGCCCTCGCATCAGCATCGATAGTGCTTTTGCAACTCCTCTTCAAGAAACGCCTTTCACCCGTCACCCTACTCCTCGGGGGAGGACTATACCTGGTCTATGCCGTCGTATTGCTCCTCAACAGCAGATAATGAAGCAGACCTTCCCGGGCTGCCCCTCTCACTTCTTAAAGAGGTTCTCAAACTGCTTTCTCGCATCACTCTTCCCTTTCTCTGAAGAGGTGATACTGCCTCCCTCCCGAAAGGTAAACCAGTCGCAGAAATTTGCCCTGTCCCTCACCCGTTGAAACTCTGCCTTCGGCTCAAGACACTTGTTGTGCGCCGTCTCTGAATAGAATTTGCAGTTCAGACAGATGTGGAGGTCACCTTTGCAGAAGGGACAGACGGATTTCCTCGAAAAATATTTGTCGACGGCGATCTCTTTCCTGCACAGAGCACAAATCTTCATCATCTCCTCCTGACCCTTTCCTTATCATTCTACTACAAGAAGAGGGCGCAATCATATGCATGTGAACGTTAGGCCCGAAGATATTGAGCTTTCCCCTCAAAAGCGTGTAAACTATCGGCGTATTCCAAAGCCGGGATAGCTCAGTTGGTAGAGCAGCTGATTCGTAATCAGCAGGTCGTCGGTTCGAATCCGATTCCCGGCTCCATTAAGAAATCCGACATTGCCAGGGGTTACCTCTGGTATGATATTGATAGTTAACACAGAGGAGTACTGGTATGGCAAGGGCAAGTACGCTGGGAAAGATCGAGAAGGAGATCGAAAAGCTTTCCCCGAAAGATCAGCTTAACCTTGTAGAGAAACTCGCTCAT
Proteins encoded in this window:
- a CDS encoding HU family DNA-binding protein, whose product is MYNYPKKKGGKEMTKAELIDKIASGAGLSKSDASKALDSTLNAVKASLKKGQKVTLVGFGTFGVVKRKSRKGRNPRTGAVITIPAAKTPKFTAGKALKDAVR
- a CDS encoding MTH1187 family thiamine-binding protein yields the protein MLVEFSIVPIGVGSSIGDQLAEVLKIVDASGLPYKVNPMGTVIEGEWDEVMKLVKQCHKTIMKSGERALTTIAIDDRKGKPKRIDAKVKSIERRIGKSLKK
- a CDS encoding universal stress protein encodes the protein MKIERILAGVDLGSDTGRVLAYAALFAKEMGASLDLLSVIDYLVTPPTYLVPYIEEEKRTVEGKFRFWSKELQDYGITIKTEVMVGRLNESFEAAIKKGKADMLVLGFRSHTLRRSSSERLIKGIALPMLVVKGRKSESAGIGAVRIRKVLCAVDFSEMSEKALNMAKALGDLFSAEVEAIHVLPSHVLEKRVKTESARERARKELLDHAEGRLNALLREAGIENTGVIEEGDPYRRIVSFSEESESDLIVLGAKGLSFIRGVLIGSVTDAVLKSSPCPVLVAH
- a CDS encoding sodium:calcium antiporter codes for the protein MLRDTTFLLISLFVILAAAEGFTNGVEAFGRRFSLSQAVVGSILAAVGTALPETILPIVAIFLYGGASANDIGIGAILGAPFMLSTLAFFLVGLTALASFLKKRRTFEINVEAHSTTRDLTFFVPMYLIAVFVPSLGGRSFAIPVAVLLVAGYLFYAYQTFRGESGDIGHSEGLYLSRLMRRLRFTKDDTPHPAVTIAQVIGALSMMVAGAHTFVRSLEHVSLRFGMNPLLFALILAPVATELPEKFNSVTWTWKGRDTLAVGNITGAMVFQSTFPVCVGLLFTDWKLTGMALFSAILALASASIVLLQLLFKKRLSPVTLLLGGGLYLVYAVVLLLNSR